Proteins from a genomic interval of Nostoc sp. TCL240-02:
- a CDS encoding photosystem II high light acclimation radical SAM protein, producing the protein MEVKTQMMENRILYVRLPCNPIFPIGVVYLSDHVHKQFPDIEQRIFDLGTVPPLDYNSALDRCIDEFKPTLLVFSWRDIQIYAPVGGRGGNPLQNAFEFYYAKNPLLKLRGGLGGLRIFIAYYVELWRNQGLIKRGLKRAQKYNSNSRVVVGGGAVSVFYEQLGKSLPNGTIISVGEGETLLEKLLSGKDFRDERCYVAGETQPRERLIHEQPTPLEKTACNYDYIESIWPEFNYYLQEEDFYIGVQTKRGCPHNCCYCVYTVVEGKQVRINPADEVVAEMRQLYDRGIRNFWFTDAQFIPARKFIDDAIELLQKIVDSGMKDIHWAAYIRADNLTPELCDLMAKTGMNYFEIGITSGSQELVRKMRMGYNLRTVLQNCRDLKAAGFNDLVSVNYSFNVIDERPETIRQTIAYHRELERIFGADKVEPAIFFIGLQPHTHLEEYAFKEGILKPGYDPMSLMPWTAKKLLWNPEPLGSFFGEVCLQAWQQNPNDFGREVMNILEEKLGCADLEAALSAPMETKEKQLAGIS; encoded by the coding sequence CGCCTTCCTTGTAACCCCATCTTTCCTATTGGGGTTGTCTACCTGAGCGATCATGTCCATAAGCAGTTTCCTGATATTGAGCAGCGCATCTTTGATTTAGGAACAGTGCCACCTTTAGATTACAATTCTGCTCTGGATCGGTGTATTGATGAATTTAAACCGACACTGCTAGTATTTTCTTGGCGGGATATTCAAATTTATGCCCCAGTTGGCGGACGTGGTGGCAACCCACTGCAAAACGCCTTTGAATTTTACTACGCTAAGAATCCTTTATTAAAACTACGTGGCGGATTGGGCGGTTTAAGAATCTTCATCGCTTACTATGTAGAGTTATGGCGAAATCAGGGCTTAATCAAACGCGGTTTAAAGCGTGCCCAAAAATATAATTCCAATTCCCGTGTAGTTGTAGGTGGCGGTGCAGTCAGCGTATTTTACGAACAATTGGGTAAAAGTTTACCCAATGGGACAATTATTTCTGTGGGTGAAGGCGAAACTCTGCTAGAAAAACTTTTAAGTGGTAAAGATTTTCGAGATGAACGCTGTTATGTTGCGGGAGAAACTCAACCACGGGAACGGCTAATTCATGAACAACCCACCCCACTAGAAAAAACAGCTTGTAACTATGACTATATCGAAAGTATCTGGCCGGAATTTAACTATTACCTGCAAGAAGAAGACTTTTATATAGGTGTACAAACTAAGCGTGGTTGTCCCCACAACTGTTGTTATTGCGTCTATACGGTTGTCGAAGGCAAACAAGTACGCATCAACCCAGCAGATGAAGTAGTTGCCGAGATGCGCCAATTATACGATCGCGGCATTCGCAATTTCTGGTTTACCGATGCCCAATTCATCCCAGCCCGAAAATTTATTGACGATGCCATAGAACTATTGCAAAAAATCGTCGATTCTGGTATGAAAGATATCCATTGGGCAGCATATATCAGAGCCGACAATTTGACACCCGAATTGTGCGACTTGATGGCGAAAACCGGGATGAATTACTTTGAAATCGGGATTACCAGTGGTTCTCAAGAACTCGTGCGGAAAATGCGGATGGGGTATAACCTGCGAACCGTCTTGCAAAACTGCCGTGACTTAAAAGCAGCTGGTTTCAACGACTTAGTTTCCGTCAACTACTCCTTTAACGTCATTGACGAACGTCCCGAAACCATCCGCCAAACCATTGCTTACCACCGCGAACTAGAAAGGATTTTCGGTGCTGATAAAGTCGAACCTGCTATCTTCTTTATTGGACTACAACCTCATACTCATTTAGAAGAATACGCCTTCAAAGAAGGTATCCTCAAACCAGGATACGATCCGATGAGTTTGATGCCGTGGACAGCCAAAAAACTCCTTTGGAATCCCGAACCCCTTGGTTCATTCTTCGGCGAAGTCTGCTTGCAAGCTTGGCAACAAAACCCCAACGATTTCGGGCGCGAAGTCATGAACATCTTGGAGGAAAAACTAGGTTGTGCCGACTTAGAAGCTGCACTTTCCGCACCAATGGAGACGAAAGAAAAACAGTTAGCGGGTATATCTTAA
- a CDS encoding DICT sensory domain-containing protein encodes MLEGSILQQLETAHRHTTRPIRFGVYYKNTLVALCHALEDHILTDDGTPLVITAFQQGKWYLQEADRYADIAQRSCQIAIMAASESGFDEHPTSELPNVDLVGLDSGDPVAQEWHLIILSPKYTAMVICQELSEADYGSAGVPTSDLERKFYGLWTFEPELVQDTAEIAIAHIKKYNPELAEKLTADKQQIVPSMDRSQNLGAVVSRVVDYLQTGQDNLSIPTASHQQTLDRNLVSNEIQAFLRMAQLMDMADVNNPMAAAEVVALAEAIGQLLDLPAWQIKRLRLAALLHRIDPLQKAESVLTDSISTRYQEDAPSSPLTCPLVPGAQVLRTMPRLRAVAQIITHQSEWWNGTGEPAGLAGDEIPLESRILALLADFQWRVNQQKSSNQSREQIFTQALDECRQQQSTRFDPKLVDTLTLLVMGLQQGLDLPIMTPKVSAGIWILDSQWDSHSKISEEIGSYFT; translated from the coding sequence ATGTTAGAAGGTTCAATCTTACAACAGCTAGAAACAGCCCATCGCCATACCACCAGGCCAATTCGATTCGGTGTTTACTACAAAAATACCCTAGTTGCCCTGTGCCACGCTCTAGAAGACCATATTTTAACCGACGACGGTACACCCTTAGTCATCACAGCCTTTCAACAGGGGAAATGGTATCTACAAGAAGCTGATCGATATGCAGACATCGCCCAGCGCAGCTGCCAAATTGCCATCATGGCCGCCTCTGAATCTGGCTTTGATGAACATCCTACCAGCGAGTTGCCTAATGTAGATTTAGTGGGATTAGATTCAGGCGATCCAGTGGCGCAGGAGTGGCACTTAATTATTTTATCGCCCAAATACACAGCAATGGTAATTTGTCAAGAATTATCAGAGGCTGATTATGGCAGCGCTGGAGTACCGACATCAGACTTAGAGCGGAAATTCTATGGCTTGTGGACATTTGAGCCAGAATTAGTTCAAGACACAGCAGAAATAGCGATCGCTCACATCAAAAAATACAACCCAGAACTGGCCGAAAAACTCACAGCCGACAAACAACAAATTGTCCCGTCAATGGACAGATCCCAAAATTTAGGTGCAGTTGTCTCCCGTGTAGTAGATTACCTCCAGACTGGGCAAGATAATTTATCCATCCCCACAGCGTCTCACCAACAAACCCTAGATCGCAACTTGGTTTCCAACGAAATCCAAGCCTTTTTGCGAATGGCGCAACTGATGGATATGGCAGATGTCAATAATCCAATGGCAGCTGCGGAAGTAGTAGCTCTTGCTGAAGCGATCGGCCAGCTTTTGGATCTTCCCGCATGGCAGATTAAAAGATTGCGCTTGGCGGCTTTGTTGCATCGCATAGATCCATTACAAAAAGCAGAAAGCGTTCTCACTGACAGTATATCCACACGCTACCAAGAAGATGCCCCCAGTTCTCCCTTAACTTGTCCCTTAGTACCAGGGGCGCAAGTATTGCGAACCATGCCAAGATTACGAGCAGTTGCCCAAATTATTACTCACCAAAGCGAGTGGTGGAATGGCACAGGGGAACCAGCAGGTTTAGCTGGTGATGAAATTCCCTTAGAGTCGAGAATTTTGGCATTATTGGCAGACTTTCAGTGGCGAGTCAATCAGCAAAAATCGTCAAATCAAAGTCGGGAACAGATATTTACTCAAGCTTTGGATGAGTGCAGACAGCAACAATCTACCCGCTTTGACCCTAAACTTGTAGATACCCTAACTTTATTAGTTATGGGTTTACAACAGGGACTCGACTTACCCATCATGACACCCAAAGTCAGCGCCGGCATCTGGATACTTGATTCCCAATGGGATAGCCACAGCAAGATAAGTGAAGAGATTGGTAGTTACTTTACATGA
- a CDS encoding pentapeptide repeat-containing protein: MNIEAIKLGKLKQLPGANLEDEELSRLDLSRINLAGATLVGTNFAASKLEGGHLEGANLMGANLQETDLRANLMGANLMQADLTGADLRGSNLRGANLMGARLSDASLVGAFLSGANLINVNLQGVDLRGADLRGANLTGANLKGADLSRADLQGTLLSEANLEEADLRGANLAGANLTGANLLCAELEGANLSGVNLNKACLVGTVFEKLA; the protein is encoded by the coding sequence ATGAACATTGAAGCCATTAAATTAGGAAAACTCAAACAACTTCCAGGGGCAAATTTAGAAGACGAGGAACTCTCCCGACTGGATTTAAGCCGGATTAATCTTGCTGGCGCTACTCTTGTCGGTACTAATTTCGCTGCTTCCAAACTCGAAGGCGGACATTTGGAGGGAGCGAATTTGATGGGGGCAAACCTCCAAGAAACTGACTTGCGGGCGAACTTGATGGGAGCAAACCTGATGCAAGCAGATTTAACCGGTGCTGACTTGCGGGGTAGTAACTTGCGTGGCGCTAACTTGATGGGAGCAAGACTCAGTGATGCTTCATTGGTGGGTGCTTTCTTAAGTGGTGCCAATTTAATAAACGTGAACTTACAAGGCGTTGATTTGCGCGGTGCTGACTTGCGCGGTGCAAACCTGACTGGGGCAAATCTCAAAGGTGCAGATTTGAGTCGCGCTGATTTGCAAGGGACATTGTTGAGTGAAGCAAACCTTGAAGAGGCTGATTTGCGAGGGGCGAATTTGGCGGGAGCGAATTTGACAGGAGCGAATTTACTCTGTGCAGAATTAGAAGGTGCAAATTTGAGCGGCGTTAATTTGAATAAGGCGTGTTTGGTGGGTACTGTATTTGAAAAGCTTGCGTAA
- a CDS encoding CPBP family intramembrane glutamic endopeptidase, which yields MKKNLVRLAERPAPIRLGAFILNLALLWLPLATPIYLLVDDSNLESILTLVLLYVVFIFLLRLWGKYVYQQPQILQHYGLEFTRQNGVDLLRGLAIGIINILILFGVEGLLGWLVWQQPKVFLLKIILEGLLVGLGIGFAEELLFRGWLLDELERDYSPRVALWTDATAFATLHFIKPLEAIIHTLPQFPALVLLGLTQVWGKRWRRGRLGFPIGLHGGLVWGYYIINVGKLVKYSGEVPDWVTGVNNNPLQGVMGVLLMSVLALWIRGRTERSRYI from the coding sequence TGCTTTTATTTTGAATTTAGCCCTGCTATGGTTGCCATTGGCTACACCAATATACTTACTAGTCGATGATTCAAATTTAGAAAGTATATTGACATTGGTATTGTTATATGTAGTCTTTATTTTTCTCCTGAGATTATGGGGCAAATATGTCTACCAGCAGCCCCAAATTCTGCAACATTATGGCTTAGAATTCACGCGACAGAATGGTGTGGATTTACTGCGTGGCTTGGCTATAGGGATAATTAATATTCTGATACTTTTTGGGGTAGAAGGTTTGTTGGGTTGGTTGGTGTGGCAACAACCGAAAGTTTTTTTGCTGAAAATAATTTTAGAGGGTTTACTTGTTGGCTTGGGCATCGGATTTGCCGAGGAATTGTTATTCCGAGGCTGGTTGCTAGATGAGTTAGAACGAGATTACAGCCCGCGTGTAGCACTGTGGACTGATGCAACTGCCTTTGCTACATTGCACTTTATTAAACCCTTGGAGGCAATTATTCATACACTGCCGCAATTTCCAGCTTTAGTACTGCTGGGGTTAACGCAAGTATGGGGAAAGCGTTGGCGGAGGGGACGCTTGGGTTTTCCAATTGGTTTGCATGGTGGTTTAGTTTGGGGTTACTACATTATTAATGTAGGTAAATTAGTCAAATATTCTGGTGAAGTTCCTGATTGGGTAACTGGTGTGAATAATAATCCCCTACAAGGAGTCATGGGGGTGTTGTTAATGAGTGTACTAGCTTTGTGGATACGGGGGCGAACTGAGCGATCACGTTATATATGA